A genomic window from Lycium barbarum isolate Lr01 chromosome 4, ASM1917538v2, whole genome shotgun sequence includes:
- the LOC132636497 gene encoding uncharacterized protein LOC132636497, translating into MGLNESYNQARSQLLLMSHMPSLNQAYAMILSDEGEKAIATNSGVLGVNRASVGNMDMVMYTRNGGNGQKFKEPSGNTNNTYNNGLYCDFCKMRNHNRLDYWKLHCYPQETKQSDARSKKRPYNTMNDSNNKYKQYHQSGNSTAYNVMTVESDGQSAAVTNPMQFQNTSLSSGQIGVMESGISQNMHMGAYPFSRQQYDQIMGLLNNNTPSDIAFSTTAAGCIQWRGEGD; encoded by the exons ATGGGGTTGAATGAATCTTATAACCAAGCAAGGAGTCAACTGTTGTTAATGAGTCATATGCCTTCACTTAACCAAGCATATGCTATGATCCTAAGTGATGAAGGAGAAAAGGCAATTGCAACAAATTCTGGTGTGTTAGGTGTTAATCGTGCCTCTGTGGGAAATATGGATATGGTTATGTATACTAGAAATGGTGGAAATGGTCAGAAGTTCAAGGAACCATCCGGTAACACTAACAACACTTACAATAATGGACTATACTGTGATTTTTGTAAAATGAGGAACCATAATAGACTTGACTACTGGAAATTGCATTGTTATCCTCAAGAAACTAAACAATCAGATGCTAGATCAAAAAAGAGACCATACAACACCATGAATGATTCAAACAACAAGTACAAGCAGTACCATCAGTCTGGGAATTCTACTGCTTATAATGTGATGACAGTTGAGAGTGATGGTCAGTCTGCTGCAGTTACTAATCCTATGCAGTTTCAAAATACTAGTCTCTCAAGTGGTCAAATTGGAGTAATGGAGTCTGGCATAAGCCAAAACATGCATATGGGAGCTTATCCTTTCTCAAGGCAACAATATGATCAAATTATGGGATTGCTGAACAACAATACTCCATCAGACATAGCTTTTTCTACAACTGCAGCAG GATGTATACAATGGCGAGGTGAAGGAGATTGA
- the LOC132637793 gene encoding uncharacterized protein LOC132637793 — MVRQIIQAQHTLQQVQHLQSTKHILIRNIYLQLLPTLPRVQWKSLIFNNNARPKAKFIMWLHFHGRLLTADRLLKWGIQADPKCVLCLTHDENQEHMFVQCPYTRNLWGNLLVWLQRPQMNAPTWDHYINWTISNAKGKSLHARSFKIILAECVYSTWIERNARRFEGKSTAYENIAKGIAKGYKLHQ, encoded by the coding sequence ATGGTGAGACAAATAATACAGGCTCAACATACTCTTCAACAGGTTCAACATCTTCAAAGTACTAAACATATCCTGATAAGAAATATTTACCTGCAGTTGCTGCCTACCCTACCAAGAGTCCAATGGAAATCCCTGATATTCAACAACAATGCTAGACCAAAAGCTAAATTCATTATGTGGTTGCACTTCCATGGAAGACTGTTGACTGCAGATAGGCTGCTCAAGTGGGGAATACAAGCTGACCCAAAGTGTGTGCTATGTTTGACGCATGATGAAAATCAGGAACATATGTTTGTGCAGTGCCCTTATACCAGGAACTTATGGGGAAATTTGCTAGTTTGGTTGCAAAGGCCACAGATGAATGCTCCAACATGGGACCACTATATCAACTGGACTATCTCTAATGCTAAAGGGAAGTCTCTGCATGCCAGGTCCTTTAAAATCATATTGGCTGAGTGTGTCTACTCTACCTGGATTGAAAGAAATGCCAGGCGTTTTGAAGGAAAGTCAACTGCCTACGAGAACATTGCAAAAGGGATTGCAAAAGGGTACAAGCTGCACCAGTAA